In a genomic window of Desulfobacterales bacterium:
- a CDS encoding FadR/GntR family transcriptional regulator produces the protein MYNDMKDGMEKIKRISVVDATVTYIKKQIVDGAIKPGQQLPSERTLQESLGVSRFTLREALARLSALGIVEITHGKGAFIAKEMNPSSLENVFFPLFANQNIQSLIDFFEARMLIESEAVRLCAQRRTEEDLEKLKDILERSKAALDDPLTFGELDFLFHNKVSQAAGNIFIDKMMGCLNEYIKKYLLMLANNPENRSRSLVNHRSILEMIEKKDVDNAGKITRKHLNQTFEMLTRFDSADDTPIAPDDLLKLFSQ, from the coding sequence GTGTATAATGACATGAAAGACGGCATGGAAAAAATCAAAAGAATTTCAGTTGTCGACGCAACGGTCACTTATATCAAGAAACAGATCGTAGACGGCGCCATTAAACCCGGCCAGCAGCTTCCCAGTGAGCGGACCCTGCAGGAATCGCTGGGCGTGAGCCGTTTCACCCTGAGAGAGGCCCTGGCCCGACTGAGCGCCCTCGGCATCGTGGAAATCACCCATGGCAAGGGGGCATTTATTGCCAAGGAGATGAACCCGTCCAGCCTGGAAAATGTTTTTTTCCCCCTTTTTGCCAATCAGAACATTCAAAGCCTGATCGATTTTTTCGAAGCCCGCATGCTCATCGAAAGCGAAGCCGTGCGGTTGTGCGCCCAGCGGCGGACCGAGGAAGACCTGGAAAAACTGAAAGACATATTGGAAAGGAGTAAGGCCGCGCTTGATGACCCGCTCACGTTCGGCGAACTCGATTTTCTTTTTCACAACAAAGTGTCCCAGGCCGCCGGGAATATTTTTATCGATAAAATGATGGGATGCCTCAATGAATATATCAAGAAATATCTGCTGATGCTTGCCAACAACCCGGAAAATAGAAGCAGATCGCTGGTTAACCATCGCAGCATACTGGAGATGATCGAAAAGAAGGACGTTGATAATGCGGGGAAAATAACCCGCAAACACCTGAATCAGACGTTTGAGATGTTAACGCGTTTTGACAGCGCCGACGATACGCCCATTGCGCCTGATGATCTCCTCAAGCTTTTCAGTCAATAA